A window from Diachasmimorpha longicaudata isolate KC_UGA_2023 chromosome 5, iyDiaLong2, whole genome shotgun sequence encodes these proteins:
- the LOC135162835 gene encoding WD repeat-containing protein 7 isoform X6: MTAGPSLVVPIVLWGRIAPTHCISCIYLSKDQKTLVTGCYDGQICLWQVDPDTLKMTPRCLLVGHTAPIMCLSRASVIMEQNYIVSSSESGEMCTWDLVDGKCREAVKLNNIHTQMLPYVSAGGEDVRLFCSGYYPEVLVMDPFSLEVLFTLSSRVNPDWISALHVLRPAQRKGRFYVHTNDVVLALTTTGTVKVWTLLGHENRNSEPLYEHESKQIRCLNALAMTCCPYNQRTVLIVCSKYWQIFDAGDFSVLCSVTARPGERWMAGDFLAADRVIVWSDEGHGYLYKLPSNKLKGKALSSSVADNTNFHQQSTDNDQPSLYSILTQPGDKPLSCPPAMRLVTVQRQNKTVKYLLRGDSEGVVILWSVPEVTSQQLSQITHNAKTECPTLAPTIKTSLETAWEDMKPPPVGILDQLDSGDNHGIKLTACIYLPQQSRLVVGREDGSIIIVPATQTVMLQLLHGNHQQYDDWPPHQVLVGHSGRVNCLLYPHSAAPRYDKAHLVSGSVDFAVCLWDLYAGTLIHRFCVHAGEITQLMVPPDNCSPRIQKCVCSVASDHSVTLLSLAERKCVVLASRHLFPVVTIKWRPLDDFMIIGCSDGAVYVWQMETGHLDRVLHGIIAEEVLYACDENTIAASGGSAAGGELGLANPAVHFFRGLRHRNLSAIRHATQRGLHQLQQLHGGHGSDHGNQIKTKGAPLMIQGFRSNPKDPESHIMFFDIEALIVQLLSDEYGAMSPGSLEAQGLISASEYQKVAALTQSASPDAHKKIAGEGWNNSDSSRNPLKRSGTFSEPNITMEIAQVLLSLLHAWGMDPDLDRVCEGKLGLLRPMVPVSFGVLSKGGYMSLLLPTWQTHLEPAGEPATKLEQRLPAELVHQDRLTKAFTARAHWELSTTLTSNHLLAVVALANTLMSMNNATFVPEQERNRKMHRPGNRAGVNWNKAEEENEEMFTVQQAQIKQGWSLLATLHCVLLPDKVTAMGGSKTFKRLQVEMMARRWQHQCLEVREAAQALLLAELGRMGPKGRKTLVDSWSQYLPMYSTQESIVPQPQNHSPPSGSPTPVVEAHPEEEDEEEELAEEMCATRKPSSAAELKRKQTTAVVLLGVIGAEFGQDVAANNHKRDNDQRRKSSVVEGFGIGNNNLARLTSMALMHLLHAPSSAKLPLHTSLRRAAIDLIGRGFTVWEPYLDVSKVLLGLLEMCCDADKLVPSMTYGLPLTPAADTCRTSRHALTLIATARPAAFITTMAREVARFNTLQQNAQTLNVNLGASVLARAKPEILRIVEQLIDKMQSEMSELLVEVMDIILHCLDPGHLKTKPLNEVFPAVCRFNQVSHCSATRRIAVGSRSGQLALYELRGTVKCQTVSAHQAPVTACAFSPEGKFLVSYSCTENKLCFWQQTSSGMFGLGNSQTRCVKSYSTAPINDVARLNPMRLARLIWINNRTVTLMLADGSETRFNV, from the exons ATGACGGCAGGCCCGAGTCTGGTAGTGCCAATAGTGCTCTGGGGCCGGATAGCACCGACCCACTGCATATcatgtatttatttatcgaaaGATCAGAAAACACTTGTCACTGGATGCTACGATGGGCAAATCTGTCTGTGGCAGGTCGACCCAGACACCTTAAAG ATGACACCTAGATGTCTGCTGGTTGGACACACAGCACCCATAATGTGTTTAAGTCGCGCCAGTGTCATAATGGAGCAGAACTACATCGTAAGCAGCAGCGAGAGTGGAGAGATGTGCACTTGGGACTTGGTTGACGGAAAGTGTCGTGAAGctgttaaattaaataatatccaCACACAGATGCTTCCTTACGTCTCTGCTGGGGGAGAGGACGTTAGGTTATTTTGTTCTGG gtATTATCCCGAAGTATTGGTGATGGATCCGTTTAGCCTGGAAGTACTGTTCACCCTGAGTTCTCGTGTAAATCCCGATTGGATCAGCGCACTGCACGTACTACGGCCGGCCCAACGGAAAGGTCGGTTCTACGTGCACACAA atgacGTGGTTCTTGCTCTCACCACAACTGGGACAGTCAAAGTCTGGACGCTATTGGGACATGAGAATCGTAATAGTGAACCACTTTATGAACACGAGAGCAAGCAGATCAGGTGTCTCAATGCTCTCGCCATGACCTGCTGTCCTTATAATCAGAGGACTGTTCTCATCGTTTGTTCAAAGTACTGGCAG atATTTGACGCCGGAGACTTCTCAGTCCTCTGTTCGGTGACAGCACGACCTGGCGAGCGATGGATGGCTGGTGATTTTTTAGCTGCTGATAGAGTCATCGTGTGGAGCGACGAGGGACACGGATACTTGTACAAATTACCTTCAAA CAAGCTGAAGGGCAAGGCTCTCAGCAG TAGTGTGGCAGACAACACGAACTTCCACCAACAATCCACTGACAATGATCAACCATCGTTGTACAGTATTTTGACACAGCCAGGGGATAAG CCACTGTCATGTCCCCCCGCAATGCGCCTAGTCACAGTTCAGCGTCAAAACAAGACTGTCAAGTACTTACTGCGAGGTGACAGCGAGGGTGTGGTGATTTTGTGGTCAGTGCCAGAGGTGACTTCTCAGCAATTGAGCCAGATAACCCACAATGCGAAAACGGAGTGCCCGACTCTGGCTCCCACTATAAAGACGAGCCTTGAGACTGCTTGGGAGGATATGAAACCCCCACCTGTTGGAATTCTGGATCAGTTGGACTCTGGAGATAATCATGGAATCAAGTTGACGGCTTGCATTTATCTTCCACAACAGAGCAGACTG GTAGTTGGTCGCGAGGACGGAAGTATCATAATCGTTCCGGCGACGCAAACAGTGATGCTTCAGCTTCTCCATGGAAATCACCAACAGTACGATGACTGGCCACCCCACCAGGTACTTGTGGGCCATTCGGGTCGTGTGAATTGCCTCCTGTACCCTCACAGTGCCGCCCCGCGTTACGACAAGGCCCACCTTGTATCAGGGTCCGTTGACTTTGCAGTGTGCCTCTGGGACCTCTACGCTGGCACATTGATTCACAGATTCTGCGTCCACGCCGGTGAGATCACCCAGCTGATGGTTCCCCCCGACAACTGTAGCCCCAGAATCCAGAAGTGCGTGTGCAGTGTCGCTTCGGACCACTCGGTGACACTTCTCTCATTGGCCGAACGAAAATGCGTAGTCCTTGCTTCGAGACATTTGTTTCCAGTTGTCACTATCAAGTGGAGGCCTCTCGATGATTTCATGATCATTGGATGCTCTGATGGGGCGGTTTACGTTTGGCAGATGGAGACTGGACATCTGGACAGGGTTCTTCATGGAATTATTGCTGAGGAGGTATTATATGCTTGTGATGAAAACACTATCGCAGCATCTGGGGGCTCTGCGGCCGGTGGGGAACTAGGGCTGGCTAATCCTGCTGTTCATTTCTTCAG GGGTTTGAGGCACAGAAACTTATCAGCAATTCGCCACGCAACTCAACGAGGCCTCCATCAGCTCCAGCAGCTTCACGGAGGGCATGGAAGCGATCATGGTAATCAGATCAAGACCAAAGGAGCACCACTGATGATCCAAGGATTCCGGAGCAACCCCAAAGATCCAGAGAGCCACATCATGTTCTTCGACATTGAGGCCTTAATAG TACAATtattgagtgacgagtatggTGCCATGTCTCCTGGATCACTGGAGGCACAGGGGTTGATATCTGCCTCTGAATATCAAAAAGTAGCAGCATTGACCCAGTCAGCAAGTCCCGAtgcccataaaaaaattgcag GTGAAGGCTGGAACAACAGCGACAGCTCCAGAAACCCCTTGAAGAGGAGTGGAACGTTCAGCGAACCCAACATCACCATGGAGATCGCGCAAGTATTACTGAGTCTTCTACACGCCTGGGGCATGGATCCAGATCTTGACAGAGTCTGTGAGGGTAAACTAGGACTCTTGAGACCTATGGTTCCAGTGTCCTTTGGAGTTTTGTCTAAAGGAGGATATATGTCTCTCCTCCTGCCAACCTGGCAGACCCACCTGGAGCCAGCAGGTGAGCCGGCCACAAAACTGGAGCAGCGTCTCCCCGCAGAGTTGGTCCACCAGGACCGACTAACCAAGGCCTTCACAGCGCGTGCTCACTGGGAACTCTCAACGACCCTCACCAGTAATCATCTCCTCGCAGTAGTCGCCCTTGCCAACACTCTCATGTCCATGAATAACGCTACCTTTGTTCCGGAGCAAGAACGCAATCGTAAAATGCATCGACCTGGAAATCGCGCTGGAGTCAACTGGAATAAAGCTGAGGAAGAGAATGAGGAGATGTTCACGGTGCAACAGGCGCAGATAAAACAAGGTTGGAGCCTCTTGGCGACGCTTCACTGCGTCCTCCTGCCAGATAAAGTGACTGCCATGGGCGGTTCCAAGACATTCAAGCGTCTTCAAGTAGAGATGATGGCGAGGAGATGGCAGCATCAGTGTCTTGAGGTGCGGGAGGCAGCTCAAGCACTTCTATTGGCTGAACTCGGAAGAATGGGACCAAAGGGAAGGAAAACCCTGGTGGACAGCTGGTCTCAGTACCTGCCGATGTATAGCACACAGGAGTCGATAGTCCCCCAGCCCCAAAATCACTCACCCCCTTCAGGCAGTCCTACTCCAGTAGTGGAGGCCCATCCCGAggaggaggatgaggaggaggagCTGGCAGAGGAAATGTGTGCAACGAGAAAGCCATCGAGTGCTGCAGAACTCAAGAGAAAACAGACGACGGCTGTTGTTCTTCTCGGAGTCATTGGTGCTGAATTCGGGCAGGATGTTGCTGCTAATAATCACAAACGCGATAATGATCAAAGAAGAAAGAGCTCGGTGGTAGAGGGCTTTGGTATTGGGAACAATAATCTCGCGAGATTGACCAGCATGGCTCTGATGCATCTCCTTCATGCTCCATCATCAGCCAAGCTCCCTCTCCACACTTCCCTGAGAAGAGCTGCCATTGATCTCATTGGAAGGGGCTTCACTGTCTGGGAACCGTATCTCGATGTCTCCAAGGTACTACTGGGGCTTCTGGAGATGTGTTGCGATGCTGATAAGCTCGTTCCCAGCATGACTTATGGACTTCCACTGACTCCAGCTGCTGACACATGCAGAACTTCGAGGCATGCCCTGACACTTATTGCTACGGCTAGGCCTGCAGCCTTCATTACCACCATGGCCAGGGAGGTAGCGAGATTTAATACACTTCAGCAAAATGCCCAAACTCTTAACGTTAATTTAGGGGCGAGTGTTCTTGCAAGGGCTAAACCAGAAATTCTGAGGATTGTTGAACAGCTCATTGATAAAATGCAAAGCGAAATGAGCGAACTGCTGGTTGAGGTAATGGATATCATTCTGCACTGTCTTGATCCAGGTCATTTGAAGACAAAGCCACTCAACGAGGTTTTCCCAGCTGTATGTAGATTCAATCAGGTCAGTCATTGCTCAGCAACGAGGAGAATTGCTGTTGGCAGCAGAAGTGGACAGTTGGCACTGTATGAACTCCGGGGGACTGTCAAATGCCAGACTGTCTCGGCACATCAAGCCCCAGTTACTGCCTGTGCTTTTTCACCAGAGGGAAAATTCTTAGTCAGTTATTCATGCACGGAAAACAAATTATGCTTCTGGCAG cAAACAAGCAGTGGAATGTTCGGCCTAGGAAATTCCCAGACTCGTTGTGTAAAGTCATACAGTACAGCACCAATAAACGACGTAGCGAGGTTGAATCCGATGCGGCTGGCCCGTTTAATCTGGATCAACAATCGTACCGTCACCCTCATGTTGGCTGATGGCTCGGAAACACGTTTCAACGTCTAA
- the LOC135162835 gene encoding WD repeat-containing protein 7 isoform X3: MTAGPSLVVPIVLWGRIAPTHCISCIYLSKDQKTLVTGCYDGQICLWQVDPDTLKMTPRCLLVGHTAPIMCLSRASVIMEQNYIVSSSESGEMCTWDLVDGKCREAVKLNNIHTQMLPYVSAGGEDVRLFCSGYYPEVLVMDPFSLEVLFTLSSRVNPDWISALHVLRPAQRKDDVVLALTTTGTVKVWTLLGHENRNSEPLYEHESKQIRCLNALAMTCCPYNQRTVLIVCSKYWQIFDAGDFSVLCSVTARPGERWMAGDFLAADRVIVWSDEGHGYLYKLPSNKLKGKALSSSVADNTNFHQQSTDNDQPSLYSILTQPGDKPLSCPPAMRLVTVQRQNKTVKYLLRGDSEGVVILWSVPEVTSQQLSQITHNAKTECPTLAPTIKTSLETAWEDMKPPPVGILDQLDSGDNHGIKLTACIYLPQQSRLVVGREDGSIIIVPATQTVMLQLLHGNHQQYDDWPPHQVLVGHSGRVNCLLYPHSAAPRYDKAHLVSGSVDFAVCLWDLYAGTLIHRFCVHAGEITQLMVPPDNCSPRIQKCVCSVASDHSVTLLSLAERKCVVLASRHLFPVVTIKWRPLDDFMIIGCSDGAVYVWQMETGHLDRVLHGIIAEEVLYACDENTIAASGGSAAGGELGLANPAVHFFRGLRHRNLSAIRHATQRGLHQLQQLHGGHGSDHGNQIKTKGAPLMIQGFRSNPKDPESHIMFFDIEALIVQLLSDEYGAMSPGSLEAQGLISASEYQKVAALTQSASPDAHKKIADFFGRVKDKAGDMERILKEKDRHGILAKMKEGAENVHTKLQAKVESVGLKPSTLDGEGWNNSDSSRNPLKRSGTFSEPNITMEIAQVLLSLLHAWGMDPDLDRVCEGKLGLLRPMVPVSFGVLSKGGYMSLLLPTWQTHLEPAGEPATKLEQRLPAELVHQDRLTKAFTARAHWELSTTLTSNHLLAVVALANTLMSMNNATFVPEQERNRKMHRPGNRAGVNWNKAEEENEEMFTVQQAQIKQGWSLLATLHCVLLPDKVTAMGGSKTFKRLQVEMMARRWQHQCLEVREAAQALLLAELGRMGPKGRKTLVDSWSQYLPMYSTQESIVPQPQNHSPPSGSPTPVVEAHPEEEDEEEELAEEMCATRKPSSAAELKRKQTTAVVLLGVIGAEFGQDVAANNHKRDNDQRRKSSVVEGFGIGNNNLARLTSMALMHLLHAPSSAKLPLHTSLRRAAIDLIGRGFTVWEPYLDVSKVLLGLLEMCCDADKLVPSMTYGLPLTPAADTCRTSRHALTLIATARPAAFITTMAREVARFNTLQQNAQTLNVNLGASVLARAKPEILRIVEQLIDKMQSEMSELLVEVMDIILHCLDPGHLKTKPLNEVFPAVCRFNQVSHCSATRRIAVGSRSGQLALYELRGTVKCQTVSAHQAPVTACAFSPEGKFLVSYSCTENKLCFWQQTSSGMFGLGNSQTRCVKSYSTAPINDVARLNPMRLARLIWINNRTVTLMLADGSETRFNV, encoded by the exons ATGACGGCAGGCCCGAGTCTGGTAGTGCCAATAGTGCTCTGGGGCCGGATAGCACCGACCCACTGCATATcatgtatttatttatcgaaaGATCAGAAAACACTTGTCACTGGATGCTACGATGGGCAAATCTGTCTGTGGCAGGTCGACCCAGACACCTTAAAG ATGACACCTAGATGTCTGCTGGTTGGACACACAGCACCCATAATGTGTTTAAGTCGCGCCAGTGTCATAATGGAGCAGAACTACATCGTAAGCAGCAGCGAGAGTGGAGAGATGTGCACTTGGGACTTGGTTGACGGAAAGTGTCGTGAAGctgttaaattaaataatatccaCACACAGATGCTTCCTTACGTCTCTGCTGGGGGAGAGGACGTTAGGTTATTTTGTTCTGG gtATTATCCCGAAGTATTGGTGATGGATCCGTTTAGCCTGGAAGTACTGTTCACCCTGAGTTCTCGTGTAAATCCCGATTGGATCAGCGCACTGCACGTACTACGGCCGGCCCAACGGAAAG atgacGTGGTTCTTGCTCTCACCACAACTGGGACAGTCAAAGTCTGGACGCTATTGGGACATGAGAATCGTAATAGTGAACCACTTTATGAACACGAGAGCAAGCAGATCAGGTGTCTCAATGCTCTCGCCATGACCTGCTGTCCTTATAATCAGAGGACTGTTCTCATCGTTTGTTCAAAGTACTGGCAG atATTTGACGCCGGAGACTTCTCAGTCCTCTGTTCGGTGACAGCACGACCTGGCGAGCGATGGATGGCTGGTGATTTTTTAGCTGCTGATAGAGTCATCGTGTGGAGCGACGAGGGACACGGATACTTGTACAAATTACCTTCAAA CAAGCTGAAGGGCAAGGCTCTCAGCAG TAGTGTGGCAGACAACACGAACTTCCACCAACAATCCACTGACAATGATCAACCATCGTTGTACAGTATTTTGACACAGCCAGGGGATAAG CCACTGTCATGTCCCCCCGCAATGCGCCTAGTCACAGTTCAGCGTCAAAACAAGACTGTCAAGTACTTACTGCGAGGTGACAGCGAGGGTGTGGTGATTTTGTGGTCAGTGCCAGAGGTGACTTCTCAGCAATTGAGCCAGATAACCCACAATGCGAAAACGGAGTGCCCGACTCTGGCTCCCACTATAAAGACGAGCCTTGAGACTGCTTGGGAGGATATGAAACCCCCACCTGTTGGAATTCTGGATCAGTTGGACTCTGGAGATAATCATGGAATCAAGTTGACGGCTTGCATTTATCTTCCACAACAGAGCAGACTG GTAGTTGGTCGCGAGGACGGAAGTATCATAATCGTTCCGGCGACGCAAACAGTGATGCTTCAGCTTCTCCATGGAAATCACCAACAGTACGATGACTGGCCACCCCACCAGGTACTTGTGGGCCATTCGGGTCGTGTGAATTGCCTCCTGTACCCTCACAGTGCCGCCCCGCGTTACGACAAGGCCCACCTTGTATCAGGGTCCGTTGACTTTGCAGTGTGCCTCTGGGACCTCTACGCTGGCACATTGATTCACAGATTCTGCGTCCACGCCGGTGAGATCACCCAGCTGATGGTTCCCCCCGACAACTGTAGCCCCAGAATCCAGAAGTGCGTGTGCAGTGTCGCTTCGGACCACTCGGTGACACTTCTCTCATTGGCCGAACGAAAATGCGTAGTCCTTGCTTCGAGACATTTGTTTCCAGTTGTCACTATCAAGTGGAGGCCTCTCGATGATTTCATGATCATTGGATGCTCTGATGGGGCGGTTTACGTTTGGCAGATGGAGACTGGACATCTGGACAGGGTTCTTCATGGAATTATTGCTGAGGAGGTATTATATGCTTGTGATGAAAACACTATCGCAGCATCTGGGGGCTCTGCGGCCGGTGGGGAACTAGGGCTGGCTAATCCTGCTGTTCATTTCTTCAG GGGTTTGAGGCACAGAAACTTATCAGCAATTCGCCACGCAACTCAACGAGGCCTCCATCAGCTCCAGCAGCTTCACGGAGGGCATGGAAGCGATCATGGTAATCAGATCAAGACCAAAGGAGCACCACTGATGATCCAAGGATTCCGGAGCAACCCCAAAGATCCAGAGAGCCACATCATGTTCTTCGACATTGAGGCCTTAATAG TACAATtattgagtgacgagtatggTGCCATGTCTCCTGGATCACTGGAGGCACAGGGGTTGATATCTGCCTCTGAATATCAAAAAGTAGCAGCATTGACCCAGTCAGCAAGTCCCGAtgcccataaaaaaattgcag ACTTTTTCGGTCGTGTTAAGGATAAAGCTGGAGATATGGAGAGAATCCTCAAGGAGAAAGATCGGCACG GTATTTTGGCAAAAATGAAGGAGGGTGCCGAGAATGTTCACACTAAATTGCAGGCTAAGGTCGAGAGCGTTGGCCTTAAACCGTCAACACTCGATG GTGAAGGCTGGAACAACAGCGACAGCTCCAGAAACCCCTTGAAGAGGAGTGGAACGTTCAGCGAACCCAACATCACCATGGAGATCGCGCAAGTATTACTGAGTCTTCTACACGCCTGGGGCATGGATCCAGATCTTGACAGAGTCTGTGAGGGTAAACTAGGACTCTTGAGACCTATGGTTCCAGTGTCCTTTGGAGTTTTGTCTAAAGGAGGATATATGTCTCTCCTCCTGCCAACCTGGCAGACCCACCTGGAGCCAGCAGGTGAGCCGGCCACAAAACTGGAGCAGCGTCTCCCCGCAGAGTTGGTCCACCAGGACCGACTAACCAAGGCCTTCACAGCGCGTGCTCACTGGGAACTCTCAACGACCCTCACCAGTAATCATCTCCTCGCAGTAGTCGCCCTTGCCAACACTCTCATGTCCATGAATAACGCTACCTTTGTTCCGGAGCAAGAACGCAATCGTAAAATGCATCGACCTGGAAATCGCGCTGGAGTCAACTGGAATAAAGCTGAGGAAGAGAATGAGGAGATGTTCACGGTGCAACAGGCGCAGATAAAACAAGGTTGGAGCCTCTTGGCGACGCTTCACTGCGTCCTCCTGCCAGATAAAGTGACTGCCATGGGCGGTTCCAAGACATTCAAGCGTCTTCAAGTAGAGATGATGGCGAGGAGATGGCAGCATCAGTGTCTTGAGGTGCGGGAGGCAGCTCAAGCACTTCTATTGGCTGAACTCGGAAGAATGGGACCAAAGGGAAGGAAAACCCTGGTGGACAGCTGGTCTCAGTACCTGCCGATGTATAGCACACAGGAGTCGATAGTCCCCCAGCCCCAAAATCACTCACCCCCTTCAGGCAGTCCTACTCCAGTAGTGGAGGCCCATCCCGAggaggaggatgaggaggaggagCTGGCAGAGGAAATGTGTGCAACGAGAAAGCCATCGAGTGCTGCAGAACTCAAGAGAAAACAGACGACGGCTGTTGTTCTTCTCGGAGTCATTGGTGCTGAATTCGGGCAGGATGTTGCTGCTAATAATCACAAACGCGATAATGATCAAAGAAGAAAGAGCTCGGTGGTAGAGGGCTTTGGTATTGGGAACAATAATCTCGCGAGATTGACCAGCATGGCTCTGATGCATCTCCTTCATGCTCCATCATCAGCCAAGCTCCCTCTCCACACTTCCCTGAGAAGAGCTGCCATTGATCTCATTGGAAGGGGCTTCACTGTCTGGGAACCGTATCTCGATGTCTCCAAGGTACTACTGGGGCTTCTGGAGATGTGTTGCGATGCTGATAAGCTCGTTCCCAGCATGACTTATGGACTTCCACTGACTCCAGCTGCTGACACATGCAGAACTTCGAGGCATGCCCTGACACTTATTGCTACGGCTAGGCCTGCAGCCTTCATTACCACCATGGCCAGGGAGGTAGCGAGATTTAATACACTTCAGCAAAATGCCCAAACTCTTAACGTTAATTTAGGGGCGAGTGTTCTTGCAAGGGCTAAACCAGAAATTCTGAGGATTGTTGAACAGCTCATTGATAAAATGCAAAGCGAAATGAGCGAACTGCTGGTTGAGGTAATGGATATCATTCTGCACTGTCTTGATCCAGGTCATTTGAAGACAAAGCCACTCAACGAGGTTTTCCCAGCTGTATGTAGATTCAATCAGGTCAGTCATTGCTCAGCAACGAGGAGAATTGCTGTTGGCAGCAGAAGTGGACAGTTGGCACTGTATGAACTCCGGGGGACTGTCAAATGCCAGACTGTCTCGGCACATCAAGCCCCAGTTACTGCCTGTGCTTTTTCACCAGAGGGAAAATTCTTAGTCAGTTATTCATGCACGGAAAACAAATTATGCTTCTGGCAG cAAACAAGCAGTGGAATGTTCGGCCTAGGAAATTCCCAGACTCGTTGTGTAAAGTCATACAGTACAGCACCAATAAACGACGTAGCGAGGTTGAATCCGATGCGGCTGGCCCGTTTAATCTGGATCAACAATCGTACCGTCACCCTCATGTTGGCTGATGGCTCGGAAACACGTTTCAACGTCTAA